Proteins found in one Vagococcus carniphilus genomic segment:
- a CDS encoding aldehyde dehydrogenase family protein, producing MKNDMWEVFEQQREFFSTQKTHSIDFRVKQLKKLKNQINRYEEELLDALQKDLGKATTESFMTEIGLVYRHLDEMIKKLPKWGGRKKVSTPLFLWPAQSYTVQAPYGNTLILSPFNYPVLLTIDPLIGAIAGGNTAIVGMSEYTEATNFVLEVLISEVFPEHYIKFFTTSKELNQEVLSFKFDKIFFTGSEKVGKIILEKAAKNMTPVTLELGGKSPVIVTKYADLEIAADRIIWGKFINAGQTCVAPDYCLVDESIKASFIKLLNERITLFFGNSIKNSSDYGRIINDRSMNRLINIIKQDEPYLVTGGDYDLEKKYIEPTILSGKMNDSLASMSEEIFGPILPVLSYENLYEVIPFIKKQGQPLAFYPFSSDKDEIEFLINSVNFGGATINDTILHLANENLPFGGVGTSGMGSYHGIKSLESFSHTKSVLKRSTLLKIPLMFPPYTKEKDNIIRTFFK from the coding sequence ATGAAAAATGATATGTGGGAAGTATTTGAACAACAGCGTGAATTTTTTAGCACACAAAAAACGCATTCTATTGATTTTAGAGTAAAACAATTAAAAAAATTAAAAAATCAAATTAATCGATATGAAGAAGAATTACTGGATGCCTTACAAAAGGATTTAGGAAAAGCTACCACAGAAAGTTTTATGACTGAAATTGGATTAGTTTATCGCCATTTAGATGAGATGATTAAGAAATTACCAAAATGGGGCGGTAGAAAAAAAGTTTCCACACCTCTGTTTTTATGGCCAGCACAAAGCTATACGGTTCAAGCACCATATGGTAATACGTTGATTTTATCTCCTTTTAATTATCCGGTATTATTAACGATAGATCCATTAATTGGTGCAATAGCAGGTGGTAATACAGCCATTGTCGGTATGTCAGAATATACAGAAGCGACTAATTTTGTTTTAGAGGTACTAATTTCAGAAGTTTTTCCAGAACACTACATCAAATTTTTTACAACAAGTAAAGAACTAAATCAAGAAGTATTATCGTTTAAATTTGATAAAATATTTTTTACAGGTAGTGAAAAAGTTGGGAAAATTATTTTAGAAAAAGCAGCTAAAAATATGACACCCGTCACACTAGAACTAGGTGGAAAAAGCCCAGTTATTGTTACTAAATATGCTGATTTAGAAATAGCAGCAGATCGAATTATTTGGGGGAAATTTATTAATGCAGGACAAACATGTGTTGCACCAGATTATTGTTTAGTAGACGAATCAATTAAAGCTTCTTTTATTAAATTGTTGAATGAAAGAATTACGCTTTTTTTTGGCAATTCAATTAAAAATTCTAGTGATTATGGTCGAATTATTAACGACAGATCAATGAATCGTTTGATTAATATAATCAAACAAGATGAACCATATTTAGTGACAGGTGGAGATTATGATTTAGAGAAAAAATACATTGAGCCGACAATTTTGTCTGGCAAGATGAATGATTCGCTAGCTTCAATGTCTGAAGAAATATTTGGTCCGATTTTACCAGTCCTTAGTTATGAGAACTTATATGAAGTTATTCCTTTTATAAAAAAACAAGGACAACCACTGGCTTTTTATCCTTTTAGTAGTGATAAAGATGAAATTGAATTTTTAATCAATAGTGTTAATTTTGGTGGAGCAACCATTAATGATACTATTTTACATTTAGCTAACGAGAATTTACCATTTGGTGGTGTGGGAACTTCAGGTATGGGAAGTTATCATGGCATCAAATCACTTGAAAGTTTTAGTCACACCAAATCTGTATTAAAGAGATCGACTTTATTAAAAATACCACTCATGTTTCCACCCTATACAAAGGAAAAAGATAATATTATTCGCACTTTTTTTAAGTAA